One window of the Natrinema sp. CBA1119 genome contains the following:
- a CDS encoding MarR family transcriptional regulator, with product MSVTAAEAELTEDERAGLELVRESGGIHQSDFWKELDVSSRKGSRIVESLVEKELVDREETVYDGHNTYYVSPTARDLDFTLLMAGDMLSPFIGEEEVDPNSDAFSQWIMNLAYEE from the coding sequence GTGAGCGTTACCGCGGCCGAAGCCGAACTCACCGAGGACGAGCGGGCCGGGCTCGAGCTCGTCCGCGAGTCCGGCGGCATCCACCAGAGCGACTTCTGGAAGGAATTGGACGTCTCCTCGCGCAAAGGCAGCCGAATCGTCGAGTCGCTCGTCGAGAAGGAACTCGTCGATCGCGAGGAGACCGTGTACGACGGCCACAACACCTACTACGTCTCACCGACCGCTCGAGACCTCGATTTCACGCTCCTGATGGCCGGCGACATGCTCTCGCCGTTTATCGGCGAGGAAGAGGTCGACCCCAACAGCGACGCCTTCTCGCAGTGGATCATGAACCTCGCGTACGAGGAGTGA